AAGGCCGGGGCTGCAATGTGTTCTTCACCTTGGGCGGCCAGCGGTTGGACCTGTCGTCGCTGAGCAAGGTCAAGAGCAATATCGCTTTTCGGATAGCACTGCGCGCGGAGACCGCTGAAGACTCCCGCGACGTCATCGGCAGCGACGCCGCCCTGCACCTGCCGGCGAGGGAAAACGGGTACGCGCTGCTGAAGGTCGGGCCGCGCGATCTCGAGCCGTTCCGATGCTTCTATCTATCGGCGCCGTTCGTGCTGCCGAAGAAGACCAAGAAAGTCGACAAGACGATCGACGTCAGCTTCTCGCAGCCTCGTCCGCTCACCTGGGAATACCAGCCGCTGAGCCCGGAAGACACCGCAGCCCTGGCGGAAGCCGACGAACCCGAGGAACCCGACGAATTCCTCTTCCACGCCGACGGTTTCAAGAAGAAGAAGATCCTCGACGTCATCCGCGAGTCGCTCGTGGCGCACCCAGCTCGTGCACCGCACCAAATCTGGCTTCCTCCACTGGAAATCAGCGAGCCGATCGACGCTTTGGTGGCCTACTGGCGTGGCAAGCCCTGGCATGTCGACTACGGACAGAACCCGGGGCTGGTGTTCCCGGTCGGAATGGTCGATATACCCGAAGAACACGCCCAACGGGTGCATGTCATCAACGCCGAAATGGACAACATCATGGTGGTGGCCACCGCTCAGCGCGGCAAGTCCACGACGTTGATGACCTTGATGACGTCCGCTGCGCTGATGTATCGCCCGGAGCGGGTGACGTTCTTTTGCATCGGTGCGTCGCTGTATCCGGTGGAGGAGCTTCCCCACGTCGCCGGGGTGGTCAGCCTGAACGACACCGAAGGTGTTTCGCGCACGATTGCCACCATCGAGGGGTTGATTCGAGCCCGCGAGGCGTCGTTCAAGCACTATCAGATCGACATTTCCGAATTTCGCGAACGCCGGTTCGGGGCCGCGGGCGGCGGAGGCACCGACCCCGAGGACAAATTCGGCGACGTTTTCCTGGTCATCGACAACTACGGCGACCTCTATGAAAAAGACCCGGCCATGGGCGACCGTGCCATCGCCATCGCCCGGCAGGGCCTGTCCTACGGGGTGCACGTGATGACCAGCGCCAACGCGTGGTTCGTCGGGCAGAAGCAAGGGATGATCACCGTCTCCAACGCGCGGATACAGCTGCGGCTCAGCAATCCCGACGAAACGCAAATGGGCACCTCGCCAGAGCTGCGCAAGGCGGCACGAAATACGTTGGACCGTCCGGGTTTTGGGCTTACTCGGGACGGATACGAGTTGTTGGTGGGGCTGCCCGAAATCACCGGGACCGAGGGTGAGCGGGTGACAACACGTGGCATCGGTGCGCTCATCGCCGCGGTCACCGGTGCGGCCAAGGTGGAGCGCCTGTCTCGGCTGCCTGAGCAGGTAGCCTTAACTCAGGTCATCGAGGCATTCGACCGGACCGCCGAGGCGGCCGATCCATTCAACGTCCCATTCGCGATCGGCGAAAGCGCCTTGCAACCGGTGGCGCTGCCGACCCGCATGGTGCCCAACATGCTGGTGATGGGCCGCCAGCTCTGCGGGAAGACCACGACACTGGCAGCCTTCGGCCAGGCAATCACCACGCGGTTCGGCCCCGATCAAGCGCAGATCACCATCATCGACCCGAAGACGACGCTCATCGGCAAGATCCGGGGTCCCCATGTGCGGGCCTATGCCTACACCGCAGACGACATCGATGCCGTGATCAGCGAACTGGCCGAACTGCTGCGCGACCGTTTGCCACCGTCGGGGCTCAGTCAAGAAGAACTGCTGAACCGAAAGCCGTGGGAGGGCGCGCACCACTTCGTCCTGATCGACGACGAGCATGAGCTGCGGCCCCACAATCAGGTCATGAAGCCGGCCGCGACGGCACCGTTGTGGCCATTCATCGAACGTAGCCGCGAGGTGGGATTGCACGTCATCGCCGCCCGGCTACCCGGCAATTGGGCATCGCAGGTGGTGATGAATCCCTTCCTGCAGAAGCTGACCGGATCCCGCTCGCCGACGTTGTTTATGGACAACGACCCAGCAAACGTCAAGGTCTACGGCAGAATTAGTGCCCAGCAGCTGCCGCCCGGCCGTGGCTTGCTGGTGACCACCGACGGCGAGATCGAAGGGGTGTTGGTCGGCGCACCTGGGCATCCGGAGTAGGGCGAATTGCGCCGCCGCGGCGGTTACCGCAGAATCCATGTCGACGAGTCTGCGCGATGCCGTAAGCTCGCATTACTTCGCAGGTACAGCCTGCCGACCAACGGGAGGAACACACATGACCGGTTTCCTTGGCGTGACTCCTGAGGCGGTCAACCTGTCGTCTGTCACCGAGATGGTGATCAGCGGTGAGGTGGCCGCCAACAACGCCGCCGGGGCTGCCGCCCTCACCGGCACAGTACCTATGGTGCCCACGTCCGACGACGCGGCATTCACATCCGCGCTGAACGGAGCTGGTGATGCCTATCTAGGGTCGGTAGCAGAACATGTTGCGCAACGGGCCACCTATGCCGGCGCGCAGGGCCTGTCTGCCATCAGCTACGTGGTGCGTGAACTACTCAGCTCGGTAAACCTCTCGTCGATCGTCTAACGAGGCCATATGCCCGACCCGTTGTGGTTCGGTCCGCCTGAAAGTGTGGCAGCGCTCCTAGAATCCAGCGACCCGTCGACCGTGGTCGCCAATATTGCGGCATGGCTGAGCGAGGCGGTCAGCCATGAGTTGTCGATGGGGTTATCGATGGCCAACGTCGTCGCGACCATGGAGGCGTGGATCGGTCTCGGCGGCGCAGCCTCGGCGCTGAAGGGCACTGAACTGAATCTCGCCGGGCTGGCGCCGATGGCTGCACATTGTTTGAAGCACGTGTCCATCGGTCAGGCGGCAGTAGAAGCCAATACCATCGCGAGGTCTTCGGTCATACCATCGGCGGTCTGCGTGGCTAATCGCAGCGAGTGTGCTGCCGACATCAATATAAATCCGTGGGTTCTCGGTGCGCTTAGCCCTAGAATCGCCGAGCTAGAGGGCGAATACACGGAATATTGGGGGCAGAACACGGGCGTTGGTGTGACGTATGCCACCACGTTGACCACGTTAATGGGAGCAATAGCGAGCACCCCCCCACCGATTACGCCATTGGGCGCGTCCCCGGCCGCCGCAGCGGCTCCGGCGGAGGCAGCCGGCGAGGCCGCCGCGAGCAACGCAGGAGGGTTGCCGTCATTGCCGAGCGGGGCGGCAGAGACCGCGGGATCGACGGCGTCGCCGATGGAGTCGGTCACGCAGCTTTTGCAGCCGATGCAGAGTGCGATGACCAGCTTGCCGCAGGCCGCACAATCGTTGGCCGGTGGACCGACGCAATTTCTCCAGAGCGGAATGCAAGGTTTCTCAAGCCCACTGCAGCAGATGATGGGCATGTTTCCCGGATTGATGTCGCAGTCGGGCGCATCTGCTGCGGTTGAACCGGTTGCCGCGGCGGCCGAGCCGATCGCCGCAGGCGGCGGAGGTGCGGCTAGCCTGGGATCCGGCGCAGCCGGCGGCGCAGGAG
This Mycobacterium xenopi DNA region includes the following protein-coding sequences:
- the eccCa gene encoding type VII secretion protein EccCa; protein product: MSKRGFVRGARKPPPAVPPVRVAVAPPLALPEREPRNILMMIAIPALLVGIIGTLVVMYTSGVRSLQSGFFPMMGLFGFGALMFSGRFGRARRISWGEQEKQRRSYLRQLDEDREEVQRAAQEQKRSQLFLHGDPEKLDTVIGGPRMWERRPDDADFLDVRLGIGIQQASDSAVSLQWPEVPIGEELEPVTGGALRDFILEQSKIRGIGKVLSLRSKPGFSFISDDPGELHSFMRAILCSLAVYHSPEDVKLMVVTRHPEQWSWLVWLPHNHHDEMFDACGMRRLVFGSPTELEEALDAELHRKGRGPWTPPVGTSPTSMPSPMETQGLSLGPHWVIVDDNTGTAEQWEGVTGLKGMAGITVLRLATRPGVGVGFAEEDQRFQLREGRLYHREAFYAVADMLAESTAHRYARALARWSPMSASELSETDSQAGELLRALGISDPRHLDVDRLWAESRGRGDPKWAMVPVGIKPGGELQYIIFRAKDFGGYGFHSVVIGTSGSGKSELFLSLCNGIALTHSPETFIVIFVDMKFESAAQDLEGLPHVAGSLSNLGKDDRHLAERMRKAINGEMERRYRLFKEAGARDANEYEEMRLAGRDLEPVPILLVIIDEYLELFHHHPEWVQLVIHIGQEGRGCNVFFTLGGQRLDLSSLSKVKSNIAFRIALRAETAEDSRDVIGSDAALHLPARENGYALLKVGPRDLEPFRCFYLSAPFVLPKKTKKVDKTIDVSFSQPRPLTWEYQPLSPEDTAALAEADEPEEPDEFLFHADGFKKKKILDVIRESLVAHPARAPHQIWLPPLEISEPIDALVAYWRGKPWHVDYGQNPGLVFPVGMVDIPEEHAQRVHVINAEMDNIMVVATAQRGKSTTLMTLMTSAALMYRPERVTFFCIGASLYPVEELPHVAGVVSLNDTEGVSRTIATIEGLIRAREASFKHYQIDISEFRERRFGAAGGGGTDPEDKFGDVFLVIDNYGDLYEKDPAMGDRAIAIARQGLSYGVHVMTSANAWFVGQKQGMITVSNARIQLRLSNPDETQMGTSPELRKAARNTLDRPGFGLTRDGYELLVGLPEITGTEGERVTTRGIGALIAAVTGAAKVERLSRLPEQVALTQVIEAFDRTAEAADPFNVPFAIGESALQPVALPTRMVPNMLVMGRQLCGKTTTLAAFGQAITTRFGPDQAQITIIDPKTTLIGKIRGPHVRAYAYTADDIDAVISELAELLRDRLPPSGLSQEELLNRKPWEGAHHFVLIDDEHELRPHNQVMKPAATAPLWPFIERSREVGLHVIAARLPGNWASQVVMNPFLQKLTGSRSPTLFMDNDPANVKVYGRISAQQLPPGRGLLVTTDGEIEGVLVGAPGHPE
- a CDS encoding PPE domain-containing protein, which produces MPDPLWFGPPESVAALLESSDPSTVVANIAAWLSEAVSHELSMGLSMANVVATMEAWIGLGGAASALKGTELNLAGLAPMAAHCLKHVSIGQAAVEANTIARSSVIPSAVCVANRSECAADININPWVLGALSPRIAELEGEYTEYWGQNTGVGVTYATTLTTLMGAIASTPPPITPLGASPAAAAAPAEAAGEAAASNAGGLPSLPSGAAETAGSTASPMESVTQLLQPMQSAMTSLPQAAQSLAGGPTQFLQSGMQGFSSPLQQMMGMFPGLMSQSGASAAVEPVAAAAEPIAAGGGGAASLGSGAAGGAGGVGYSGAGLTSFTRPASTFEPELGGRPTGLRASGLVNAAQVSGPTTTTATGGGTMPVSPAAAGMLGRESGESDKEKVTHARIVVDADRHGSP